CTTTGTGCCATGAGCATGACTATGCGTGAGTATTACTACCTAAATATGGTGTTACAAATAAATCAGCACTAACTGATTATGCATCAAATGCTTACTGTTATTTTGTACTACACTGAATTTTGTGCTGTACAACTAAAACAGTCAAAAACAAGGTTCCAAttaggaaaacaaacaaacaaaacaaaataaaacaaaacaaaacaaaacaaaaaacacggTTTTAATGATTACTGGAAAACTAATTTCAGTCACTTACAGCTGATAATCTAATTTCCTTTTCAGCTTTACCTGAGTTTTACTCATACTCCCCTGCTGTTGGGGACGGCAGTGGAACTGAATTTTCCACTGCACACAAGGATCGCATCACTGGAGTCAGAGTTTATGAATATCCCTACTATGGATACTACTCCAACAACTACATCAATGGGTAGGTTTCCCCAAACATCACTATATAGTCTCACCCTGGATAATCTGAGCTGTCGTAATTATTAGACTGGTTACCTCACATAAAACCAACTAATTTTGCAATAAATTATAGGCTACTCTTTATATTTCATGCAGCCATTCAATagtctattttctgtttttacattctgcattgtttttttaaaggtctAGTTATAAGATATTTGGCTCTgcattatttaacaataaatggCATATACTGTATCTGTTTAGGATCCAGTTGAGATATGGCAGTAACTGGACAGACCTGGTTGGTGTGAACTATAATAGGAATGAAAAGGAAATGACACTACACAACAATGAGCATTTTGTTCAGATCTCTGGAAAGTATTATTCTGGTTACATCAGTGAGCTTATGTTTGTCACTAATGAGGGGCGTTCTTTTAAAGTTGGGCAGCCTTATGGAATTTCATTTAACTTCTACCCAACCCATGATGGAAGTGAACTACGTTTCATCAGCGGTCGTCAGAATGGATTTGCCCTCACCTCCATTGGTGCTCATTGGGCGGTCTACTACAATTCCACttcataaagtcagaaatgtgtgtatgtgaagaAAAGCCAGTTCTTTTAGCCTAATCATGCATGTTTTTCCTAAGCTCTTTATGAGGGATGGCATTTTGGGACTTTCTGAGCTTTCAGCATTATTTGAATGGTTTCTGGTTAAGAatttactaattaattaactaTACACTGAGAATACTAGAATGAAATTGTTTTATTCCTAATGATGTTTTATGGGCTACTCCTTTAACATAATAATTCCTGAAGGCTCTTGTGAATTTAGAACAAAATTAGTGAGATCCATTAAATATTCCTAACTAATATTAAcctgaattacatttttatgtttaatgtcACTACTATGACTGTTAAAGAAGGACAAAGAAGGTGGGTGACAAAGAAGGGTGTCAACCCAAAAACCATTGTCAGCCAAAAATGGATGATTTTCCAAGTTGGACAAACTCTCCACAGAACGTATATTCATATCCCGAGGGCTGATTTTTATTAAAGCTAACTAttaaactaattattaattattgacgttgattttaattaaaacaactgaTAAACTCTTTTATGTTACATGAAGATCACAATAAAACTGCCTTATTAAAAGATTTACCATGcctttatcatttatttttgctatttttcaaatgccttttatgaatccatctttttacacggAAGTAAGCTTTTGGGTCCTGTTCGTTttctgctatagggaaataacgagaagaataacaacgtgcagtaaaaactgtaaacggtaaaactgtttgcactacaaaccagtgtgctcataattatgattaaaatatttaacattaacacATATGGTAAGatacaacaatttacaatatgaagcagcaaaatggcctgttttgtacagctaaaaatagctggatgcagatgagatCAGAAACCAGATCCATATAATGTACGGATGGATGTGTCCGCTCTTATGGGAAGAAAAATGTGgattgatttttattgtttttacccttgacccaaacttttgatccaacttacataaaacaacaacaacaaaaaaaattacatatttaaaactgtgGTAATGTAAACCAAgcatgaactaaaaataaatcatttcaatatttattgtgTGAACAAACAATTTTTCCAAAATCATGACTGCCACACAGCTGTGCCATCATTTAATAACCGTTTAGGTTTGTTGAGAACCAGACGGTATGGAGcgaattttgtgtgaaaattcatcaaacaaatccagcgttttgcaaataaacaatctgctttacaaagaaaaaaacacgaCTTTCAAACAAAGTGATttgcaaatacaaaacactatttgagagaaaatgcagTGTTATGGACAA
The sequence above is drawn from the Labeo rohita strain BAU-BD-2019 chromosome 16, IGBB_LRoh.1.0, whole genome shotgun sequence genome and encodes:
- the LOC127178729 gene encoding zymogen granule membrane protein 16; the encoded protein is MLHHFVVLSALCAMSMTMPLPEFYSYSPAVGDGSGTEFSTAHKDRITGVRVYEYPYYGYYSNNYINGIQLRYGSNWTDLVGVNYNRNEKEMTLHNNEHFVQISGKYYSGYISELMFVTNEGRSFKVGQPYGISFNFYPTHDGSELRFISGRQNGFALTSIGAHWAVYYNSTS